In the Gymnodinialimonas sp. 202GB13-11 genome, one interval contains:
- a CDS encoding TetR/AcrR family transcriptional regulator: MKSSETVTPRTGYHHGDLRAQLIEATRQLVEEKGPDHLSVSEASRRAGVSTAAPYKHFKDKDDLLRAVAFQGMERQYDQMLEAIAPLAPRSLARISALGHVYINFARTEPAVFRLMFGLSEDHAEDEAMVEKGRSTFAVVQKEVAAFRGSDTVEEIDLRRAFQLWSFVHGLSFLLIDGKLKQMDIPLNLEDMLDDVGRRVMLDA; the protein is encoded by the coding sequence ATGAAAAGTTCTGAAACAGTTACGCCCCGCACGGGCTATCATCACGGGGATTTGCGGGCGCAGTTGATCGAGGCGACGCGCCAATTGGTGGAGGAAAAAGGCCCCGATCACCTTTCGGTCTCAGAAGCCAGTCGCCGTGCCGGCGTTTCAACCGCCGCACCTTATAAGCATTTCAAAGACAAGGATGATCTGCTGCGAGCCGTGGCGTTTCAGGGGATGGAACGGCAATATGATCAGATGCTGGAAGCCATCGCGCCGCTTGCCCCGCGAAGCCTGGCCCGCATCTCTGCCCTCGGGCACGTCTACATCAACTTCGCCAGAACAGAGCCAGCCGTTTTCCGCCTCATGTTCGGCCTTTCGGAGGACCATGCCGAAGACGAAGCAATGGTCGAGAAGGGGCGCAGCACCTTCGCTGTCGTTCAAAAAGAAGTCGCTGCATTCCGCGGCAGCGACACGGTCGAGGAGATAGATCTGCGCCGCGCCTTCCAATTGTGGAGCTTCGTGCACGGTCTGTCGTTTTTGCTGATCGACGGGAAGCTAAAGCAGATGGACATACCGTTGAACCTTGAAGACATGCTGGACGACGTGGGGCGGAGAGTGATGCTGGATGCCTAA
- a CDS encoding LacI family DNA-binding transcriptional regulator: MTEKDRKVDIFSVAKAAKVSASTVSRFFNHPELLKPATRKRIDAAIRRTGYIRNRAAQTIHGIRSGTIGVLIPTLDHAIFAEVVQAFSDSVAEKGFTILLASHGYDQQKEYEILRKFLEHRVDGVVLTGLDHDDAVFQLIDQQAVPCVLMWNYSPKSRYPSIGADNELAGQLIAEHVLSLGHRRIACMFPPTDGNDRAQARRNVILDALSEAGVDLPPDWSLTTVYSISASKRDTEKLLSRTDIPTALICGNDILATGALYGAKAAGFSVPDDVSIVGIGDFKGSAEIEPPLTTVRLPAKRIGEEAASALVSAIVDRVPAMQGSLHCAPTLIRRKSARTIEFS, encoded by the coding sequence ATGACTGAAAAAGATAGAAAAGTAGACATTTTTTCGGTGGCAAAGGCCGCGAAAGTTTCCGCATCCACGGTTTCTCGTTTTTTCAATCATCCCGAATTGTTGAAGCCAGCGACGCGCAAACGCATCGACGCGGCGATCCGGCGCACGGGCTACATCCGCAACCGGGCGGCGCAAACAATTCATGGTATTCGATCCGGCACAATCGGCGTTCTAATCCCGACCCTGGACCACGCAATCTTTGCGGAAGTTGTGCAAGCGTTCTCGGACAGCGTAGCGGAAAAAGGGTTTACCATTCTGCTCGCCTCCCATGGCTACGATCAACAGAAGGAATACGAAATCCTTCGGAAGTTCCTTGAGCATCGCGTTGATGGCGTTGTGTTGACCGGTCTTGATCATGATGACGCTGTATTCCAGCTCATCGACCAGCAAGCCGTTCCGTGTGTGTTGATGTGGAACTACTCCCCCAAGTCACGCTATCCGTCCATCGGAGCGGACAACGAGCTCGCCGGACAGCTAATTGCCGAGCATGTGCTTTCGCTTGGCCACCGGCGCATTGCTTGCATGTTTCCTCCAACAGACGGAAACGATCGCGCCCAGGCGCGCCGGAACGTTATTCTGGATGCTTTGTCAGAAGCCGGAGTGGACTTACCTCCTGACTGGTCTTTGACCACCGTCTACAGCATCTCCGCGTCGAAACGAGACACCGAGAAACTACTGTCGCGGACTGATATTCCGACCGCGTTGATTTGCGGCAACGATATTCTGGCGACAGGCGCCCTTTACGGCGCAAAGGCTGCGGGGTTTTCGGTACCCGACGATGTTTCGATCGTGGGAATTGGAGATTTCAAAGGTTCCGCGGAAATTGAGCCTCCGCTAACGACCGTTCGCCTGCCAGCAAAACGCATCGGCGAGGAAGCTGCATCTGCGCTTGTCAGCGCGATTGTCGACCGAGTCCCAGCTATGCAAGGCAGCCTTCATTGTGCCCCCACATTGATACGTCGCAAATCCGCTCGGACCATCGAGTTTTCGTGA
- a CDS encoding tripartite tricarboxylate transporter permease, whose amino-acid sequence MGDVFTPVNFALLLIGTVGGLILGATPGLSPTMAVALLIPFTFQLEPQQGLILLGAAYTSTVAGGAVSAILLKIPGAPANIATTLDGHTMALNGQGAKALQVSFLASAVGGIFGVLLLIFLTPVLAQWALAFGPSHLFWLAILGVTVIGTLDSSSVVKGLLSGCIGLWLATIGFDDIMGAQRFIFHSSLSGGINVIPALIGLFAIPQVITMLTKGRSDSGAEVITVQRHPIGAALREVFGRLRALSIGTGVGSIIGLIPGVGGQIAGLVAYDQSKKFSAESEKFGKGHPEGVIAAESANNAMVGPSLVPLLTLSIPGSPTAAVLLGGLLIHGIFPGPDLFMNYPAVAWTFIDSMLIGQILMCVFGLFIAGLAAKVARVPHAVMAAIVLALAVFGSYSVQNSMGDVYVMATLGLGMYFLERFGFSAAPLVLGLILGPIAEANFIQGSMIANATVGLGPYFFTGALNWLLIAIVVVSISYSVWMELRQRRYTTKDDAVAKEESLT is encoded by the coding sequence ATGGGTGACGTGTTCACGCCGGTGAATTTCGCGCTGCTGTTGATCGGCACTGTAGGCGGCCTGATCCTTGGCGCGACGCCGGGTCTGTCGCCGACAATGGCAGTTGCGCTCCTGATCCCTTTTACCTTCCAGTTGGAGCCGCAACAGGGCCTTATCCTGTTGGGTGCGGCATACACCTCGACCGTCGCAGGTGGCGCGGTTTCGGCAATCCTGCTGAAGATACCTGGGGCGCCTGCAAACATTGCCACCACGCTCGACGGACACACTATGGCGCTGAATGGACAAGGGGCGAAGGCCCTTCAGGTGTCGTTCCTGGCGTCTGCCGTCGGCGGCATCTTCGGCGTGTTACTCTTGATTTTCCTCACGCCGGTTTTGGCGCAATGGGCGCTGGCGTTCGGGCCATCACATCTGTTCTGGCTGGCCATCCTTGGGGTGACGGTGATTGGCACGCTCGACTCCAGTTCAGTCGTCAAAGGACTGTTGTCTGGCTGCATTGGTCTGTGGCTCGCCACGATCGGCTTCGACGACATCATGGGCGCGCAGCGCTTCATCTTCCATTCGTCGCTGAGCGGAGGGATTAACGTGATCCCCGCACTCATTGGCCTGTTCGCGATACCGCAGGTCATCACCATGCTGACCAAAGGCCGCAGCGATAGCGGGGCCGAGGTAATCACCGTTCAGAGGCATCCCATCGGCGCGGCACTCCGCGAAGTCTTTGGACGGCTTCGTGCGCTTTCGATTGGCACAGGTGTCGGTTCGATTATCGGTCTGATCCCGGGCGTTGGGGGTCAGATTGCGGGCTTGGTTGCCTATGACCAATCAAAGAAGTTCAGCGCCGAAAGCGAAAAATTCGGCAAAGGCCATCCTGAGGGCGTGATTGCCGCCGAAAGCGCCAACAACGCGATGGTCGGACCATCGCTTGTGCCGCTACTGACGCTGTCGATCCCTGGCTCCCCAACAGCTGCCGTGCTGCTGGGTGGCCTACTGATCCACGGCATTTTCCCCGGCCCAGATCTGTTCATGAACTATCCCGCCGTGGCGTGGACGTTCATCGACTCGATGCTGATCGGACAGATCCTGATGTGTGTGTTCGGCCTGTTCATCGCGGGGCTGGCTGCGAAGGTGGCGCGTGTACCGCATGCCGTGATGGCGGCCATCGTCCTCGCGCTCGCGGTGTTCGGAAGCTACTCGGTGCAGAATTCGATGGGCGATGTCTACGTTATGGCGACGTTGGGCTTGGGCATGTATTTCCTTGAACGTTTCGGCTTCTCCGCCGCTCCGCTTGTGCTTGGCCTGATCCTTGGACCGATTGCCGAGGCAAATTTCATCCAAGGTTCCATGATTGCCAACGCAACTGTGGGCCTCGGCCCCTACTTCTTCACCGGCGCGTTGAACTGGCTGCTGATCGCCATCGTTGTCGTCTCCATCAGCTACTCTGTCTGGATGGAGTTGCGACAGCGTCGCTACACCACCAAGGACGATGCAGTCGCCAAGGAGGAGAGCCTGACATGA
- a CDS encoding tripartite tricarboxylate transporter TctB family protein, which translates to MSDLPRTQHIIASGLIAAVGVTVAWISYTQEPAQAYLFPRMISSVFAVLAIWTFGKAVLGRTKVGNGLSAQAMFNMAPGLVVMLVYVFWAAKALGFYTATTITVFILISLYDPAPHGAAKTWIKRILITAGFMAVMYGLFALLLNVFTPREVFF; encoded by the coding sequence ATGAGCGATCTTCCCCGCACCCAACACATCATCGCCTCGGGCCTGATCGCTGCCGTCGGCGTGACCGTCGCCTGGATCAGCTACACGCAGGAACCGGCGCAGGCCTATCTTTTCCCGCGCATGATCTCTTCTGTCTTCGCAGTGCTGGCGATCTGGACCTTCGGCAAGGCCGTTCTGGGCCGCACGAAGGTAGGGAATGGCCTTTCGGCTCAGGCGATGTTCAACATGGCGCCGGGCCTCGTGGTCATGCTGGTCTACGTTTTCTGGGCTGCCAAAGCCTTGGGCTTCTACACCGCCACAACCATCACGGTTTTCATCCTGATCTCACTCTACGATCCTGCCCCCCATGGTGCGGCAAAGACGTGGATCAAACGCATTCTGATCACCGCCGGATTCATGGCGGTCATGTATGGCCTCTTCGCGCTTCTGTTGAACGTGTTCACACCGCGAGAGGTCTTTTTCTGA
- a CDS encoding tripartite tricarboxylate transporter substrate binding protein yields MKKWIAGAAMALTAMSGAAFADGHADYPERPLLLMVSYGAGGATDFQARIVTMTAGNEDALGMPIAILNRPGAGGRVGWNWFATEAEADGYTLGAYNIPHFIAQSIEGGVEYSTESFEPIANWGADPAVFVVPTDSEFQSMADVVAYATENPGGLTFSGAGLFVGHHIAALQLEQATGVELAYIPNNAGGAGAMRAVIAGEVLGGVNNLSDAFRAQEAGNVRILGVFDLERNEFLPDVPTMMEQGYDIDNASVNFRGVMVPAGTPQEIIDHLAAIVPSMFENDRVARRMEAGGSPMHIMTRDEVLEMWAARQETLEALLADLDN; encoded by the coding sequence ATGAAAAAGTGGATTGCAGGGGCCGCAATGGCCCTGACCGCGATGTCCGGAGCGGCCTTTGCCGATGGGCACGCAGACTACCCTGAACGCCCACTGCTGCTGATGGTCAGCTATGGCGCCGGCGGGGCGACCGACTTTCAGGCGCGCATCGTGACCATGACAGCGGGCAACGAAGACGCCCTTGGCATGCCTATCGCGATCCTGAACCGTCCCGGTGCGGGTGGACGCGTCGGCTGGAACTGGTTCGCGACGGAAGCCGAGGCCGATGGCTACACACTCGGGGCCTATAACATCCCGCACTTCATCGCACAGTCGATCGAAGGCGGCGTGGAATATTCCACCGAAAGCTTTGAGCCCATCGCCAATTGGGGCGCGGACCCGGCCGTGTTCGTCGTGCCGACCGACTCGGAATTTCAATCCATGGCCGATGTCGTGGCCTATGCCACGGAAAATCCCGGCGGCCTGACCTTCTCAGGCGCTGGCCTGTTTGTGGGACACCACATCGCAGCGCTTCAGCTTGAACAGGCGACTGGCGTGGAGCTGGCCTACATCCCCAACAACGCCGGTGGCGCAGGCGCGATGCGCGCCGTGATCGCAGGTGAGGTTCTGGGCGGGGTCAACAACCTGTCTGACGCGTTCCGTGCGCAGGAAGCGGGCAACGTGCGCATCCTCGGCGTGTTCGACCTTGAGCGGAACGAGTTCCTACCCGATGTGCCCACAATGATGGAACAGGGCTATGACATCGACAACGCGTCGGTGAACTTCCGCGGTGTAATGGTGCCCGCTGGCACCCCGCAGGAGATCATCGATCACCTGGCCGCCATCGTGCCGAGCATGTTCGAAAACGACCGTGTCGCGCGCCGCATGGAGGCCGGTGGCTCGCCCATGCACATCATGACCCGCGACGAGGTGCTTGAGATGTGGGCCGCACGTCAGGAAACGCTAGAGGCGCTTCTGGCCGACCTCGACAACTGA
- the sauS gene encoding acylating sulfoacetaldehyde dehydrogenase, which translates to MSDLDPIAEVDAIVARSRAAQAAYEKGGSQALYDRAAQAAAWAIMEPARNRHLAELAVQTTGLGNVPDKITKNHRKTLGLMRDIADVTTHGIISDDPETGITEIARPIGVIGAVVPSTNPGATPANNIINALKCGNSIVVSPSPKGVPTCEVLLEYIYVEFDKAGIDRDLVLMIPGRGSKEKTQRLLETSDLIVVTGSQNNVKRAYTSGTPALAVGAGNVCVIVDETADLASAAEKIAASKCFDNATSCSSENAVVVVDAIYDAFVAEMAKTGGALITDETKVTEKLWVKGTLNPRAIAQDASDMIAALSLTGQVPDDTQYLAVEAKGIGPGHPLSGEKLSRVLSVYRATDFADAVETTLKVQLHQGAGHSVGIHTIDPDRPMVLANAIPTSRVIVNQAHTFATGGSFTNGMPFSLSMGCGSWGGNSVNENLHWKHFLQSTKIVREIPAREPELTDIFGAYWAEVGK; encoded by the coding sequence GTGTCTGACCTTGATCCCATTGCTGAAGTGGATGCTATCGTTGCGCGCTCTCGCGCCGCGCAGGCCGCATATGAAAAGGGCGGAAGCCAAGCGCTCTATGATCGCGCCGCGCAGGCTGCCGCCTGGGCCATCATGGAACCCGCCCGCAACCGGCATCTGGCCGAGTTGGCCGTGCAGACGACGGGGCTCGGCAATGTGCCGGACAAGATCACTAAGAACCATCGCAAAACGCTGGGTCTGATGCGTGACATCGCCGACGTCACAACCCATGGGATCATCAGCGATGATCCGGAGACCGGCATTACCGAGATCGCTCGTCCAATCGGAGTAATCGGCGCGGTCGTGCCGTCGACTAATCCCGGTGCGACGCCGGCAAACAACATCATTAATGCGTTAAAATGCGGCAATTCCATCGTCGTATCGCCGTCACCCAAGGGGGTGCCGACGTGTGAGGTGTTGCTAGAATACATTTACGTTGAATTCGACAAGGCCGGGATCGACCGGGACCTTGTGCTGATGATCCCGGGGCGCGGCTCCAAAGAAAAGACGCAACGCCTGCTCGAGACCTCCGACTTGATCGTCGTGACCGGCAGCCAGAACAACGTGAAGCGCGCTTATACATCCGGTACGCCGGCCCTGGCCGTTGGGGCCGGGAATGTCTGCGTGATCGTGGACGAAACCGCAGACCTCGCCTCTGCCGCCGAAAAGATCGCCGCGTCCAAATGCTTCGACAATGCAACCTCGTGCTCATCTGAGAATGCTGTCGTCGTGGTCGACGCCATCTACGATGCGTTCGTAGCGGAAATGGCGAAAACAGGCGGCGCATTAATCACCGACGAGACGAAAGTCACCGAAAAGCTTTGGGTCAAAGGTACGCTGAACCCCCGCGCCATTGCGCAGGACGCCTCCGACATGATCGCAGCACTCAGCCTAACGGGGCAAGTGCCGGACGACACTCAATACTTGGCCGTAGAGGCCAAGGGGATTGGGCCGGGCCATCCGCTTTCGGGCGAGAAACTCAGCCGCGTGCTGTCCGTTTATCGCGCCACCGATTTTGCGGACGCCGTCGAAACCACTCTCAAGGTGCAGTTGCATCAAGGCGCGGGCCATTCGGTTGGTATCCATACCATCGACCCGGATCGCCCGATGGTGCTGGCCAACGCCATTCCGACCAGCCGTGTGATCGTGAACCAAGCCCACACTTTTGCGACCGGGGGCTCTTTCACGAATGGGATGCCATTCTCACTATCGATGGGGTGCGGATCGTGGGGCGGGAATTCCGTGAACGAGAACCTGCATTGGAAGCACTTCCTGCAATCGACAAAGATTGTGCGTGAAATCCCGGCCCGTGAACCAGAGCTGACGGATATTTTCGGCGCCTATTGGGCGGAGGTCGGCAAGTGA
- a CDS encoding AMP-binding protein, whose amino-acid sequence MIFDPTMPPAGTVRDWLDARAEVGGTAFVFPEGDPPLRWDEVRDKVRDMATGIVALGAQKGESLAIVHPNGRDGVLALFATLYAGCRATMINLAAGPTAIAYALEHSQARFAFVHDSQAETFREIAPAGLSPIASKDLPGGDVSLPDLGPDDHGLLMYTSGTTGTPKGVVHSHASLLAGGWTTAVAHDLTPEDRAFCVLPIYHINGLCVTLMGPLVSGGSTAVVSRFSARKFWDQVNKAEATWFSVVPTIISHLLHGKADPAAAVIDRLRFGRSASSALAKETQSAFEDRFGVPIIETMGLTETAAQVLSNPLPPGTRKIGSPGLAFGNEVCILTSDLQKAAPMQQGEIAIRGPNVMIEYLHNPEATSATFHGDWLRTGDLGHIDKDGYVFVTGRLKELIIKGGENIAPREIDEVLYSEPDIIEAAAFARPCNSYGERVEAAVSIKPGSPLTEAALIEHCRNQLGDFKAPERVHFLDELPKGPSGKIQRLKLAALL is encoded by the coding sequence GTGATCTTCGACCCGACCATGCCGCCTGCGGGCACCGTGCGCGACTGGCTCGATGCCCGTGCCGAAGTTGGCGGAACGGCCTTCGTTTTCCCCGAAGGCGATCCGCCGCTTCGCTGGGATGAGGTGCGCGATAAGGTGCGCGATATGGCGACAGGGATCGTGGCACTCGGCGCGCAAAAGGGCGAAAGCCTCGCGATTGTGCATCCAAATGGCCGCGACGGAGTTCTGGCGCTTTTTGCCACGCTCTATGCCGGGTGCAGGGCCACCATGATCAACCTCGCCGCAGGCCCGACCGCGATCGCCTATGCGTTGGAACATTCTCAAGCCCGCTTTGCATTCGTCCATGACAGTCAGGCGGAGACATTTCGTGAGATCGCGCCTGCGGGACTGAGCCCTATCGCGTCAAAGGATCTTCCGGGCGGGGATGTTTCGCTTCCCGACCTTGGCCCGGATGACCATGGATTGCTGATGTACACGTCTGGCACAACCGGCACGCCCAAGGGCGTTGTGCACAGTCATGCAAGCCTGCTTGCCGGTGGCTGGACCACTGCCGTCGCCCATGACCTCACACCGGAAGACCGCGCCTTCTGTGTGCTGCCGATCTACCATATCAACGGGCTGTGCGTGACGTTGATGGGGCCTTTGGTGTCCGGCGGCTCCACCGCTGTCGTGTCGCGTTTCTCAGCCCGCAAGTTTTGGGATCAGGTGAACAAGGCCGAAGCGACATGGTTCTCCGTCGTTCCAACAATCATCAGCCATCTATTGCACGGCAAAGCTGACCCGGCTGCTGCTGTGATCGACCGTTTACGGTTCGGACGTTCGGCGTCTTCGGCGCTGGCGAAAGAGACGCAATCCGCGTTCGAGGACCGATTTGGAGTGCCGATCATCGAGACGATGGGACTGACCGAAACAGCAGCGCAGGTGCTGTCGAACCCGTTGCCACCCGGCACCCGCAAGATCGGATCACCCGGCCTCGCTTTCGGGAATGAAGTCTGCATCCTGACCTCTGATCTGCAAAAAGCGGCCCCGATGCAGCAAGGCGAAATTGCGATCCGTGGTCCCAACGTCATGATCGAATACCTTCATAATCCGGAAGCAACCTCCGCTACCTTCCACGGCGACTGGCTCCGAACCGGCGATCTTGGGCACATAGACAAAGACGGCTACGTGTTTGTCACCGGTCGCCTGAAGGAGCTGATTATCAAGGGTGGCGAAAACATCGCACCGCGGGAAATCGACGAGGTGCTTTATTCAGAGCCGGATATCATCGAGGCCGCAGCCTTCGCGCGCCCTTGCAACAGCTATGGCGAAAGAGTGGAAGCCGCCGTCAGCATAAAGCCGGGTTCACCTCTCACTGAAGCAGCTTTGATAGAGCATTGTCGGAACCAGCTTGGGGACTTCAAAGCGCCGGAGCGGGTGCATTTCCTCGATGAACTGCCAAAGGGTCCTTCGGGAAAAATTCAAAGACTGAAGCTTGCAGCGCTTCTGTAG